The Candidatus Eisenbacteria bacterium genome contains the following window.
GCCCGTCCGGGGGATGAGGTCGCGATCACGACGACGACCGGCCCCGACGCGCCGCTCGCGAACCGCGCGGTGGACCGCGTCCGCCTCGAGCGGATGGTGCGGCAGGTCGCGGCGACCTGGTATCCGGCACGGATGGAGGCCGCGTTCGAGCGGGCGCGGCGGTTTCTTGGAAGAACGACGCTCCGTTCCCGCGAGATCTACGTCATCGGGGATTTCCAGGCGAGCAACTTCACGCGCGGAGCGCGCGACAAGCTCGCGGTGATCTCGCGATCGGGGGCGCGGGTGTACCTCCTGCCGCTCGTTTCGTCGCGCGTTCCGAATCATGCGATCGACGATCTCGATCCGGAGCTCCGCCCGGGCCCCCAAGGGAAGGGGCTCGAGCTCAGGACGCGTGTCGTAAATCACGCGGACGCCCCGAGCGAGCGGCTGGCGATCCGCGCGCGGCGAGGCGACGTCCTGATCGGCGGAGGAGATGTGGCGCTCAGGGCCGAGGAGGCAAGATGGGCGTCCCTGCCGATCGAGTGGGGGGCCGGCGCGGCCACGGGAATCGGCGGCGACCCGGGAGCGAAGGCGCCCATCGTGGTCGAATCGGATGTGGATGCGCTCGCCGCAGACGATCGTTGGTATGCCGTGCTCGGCGCGCCGCGGCGGCTCCGCGTGCTGCGCATCGTGGAATCGCGCGCGGGGGCGCCCGCGTCGCGGTTCACGGCCCTCGCGCTGGATCCCCTCCAAGACGGGAGGGGGGGCTATGCGGTCGAAACAGGAACGCCGGCCTCGCTGCTCGGGATCAGCCCCGGCCGGTGCGACGTCGTGCTCCTCGAGGACATCGCCTCCCTGTCCGGTGACGCGGAGGCGAGGCTGCGGGGATTTCTTCGCGAGGGAGGAGGGCTTGTCGTGGCCCTTGGCCCCCACGCGGACCCCGATTTCTACGGGCACAAGCTCTTTCCCGGCGTGATCGATCTCGCGCTCGAAGGAACCGAGCGGGCCGCGGAGGGGCAGGCCTTCGAGGTGCGCGCGCGGGTGCCCTCGCACCCCATCCTCGAGGGGCTCTCGTTGAGCGTGGGCTCGCCCCTCACGCAGTCGAGGCTCACCGCGCTTCTGCGCGGGCGGGTCACGTCCCCCAGGGCCCAGACCGTGGTCGCCACGACCGGCGGCCTGCCGGTCGTCGTCGCCGCGCCCCAGGTCTCGGTATTTCTCGGCTCGTTCTCCGATGACTGGGGCGATCTGCCCTACTCCGGTGCGTTCGTTCCGCTCGTGCGCGGCCTCGTGGACTACGCCGCGCGGGCCTCCTTCCCCGAGGCGCGCGACCGCGGCCTCGTGGGGCGCCCTCCGGCGGCGCGATTCGAGAACGCCCCGGCAGGCGCCGTCGTCGTGCGTGGCCCCGAGTCCTACCGCTCGCAGGCCGAGGTGGTGTCGGAGGGCTCCGGGTTTCGGGCCGTGGCCGATGCCCCCGCGCCGGCGCCCGGCTTTTACATCTTCGACGCCGGCACGCGGGAAGCGGCGACCGTGGCGGTCAACCCGGACCCGGTTGAAAGCGACCTCAGACCGATATCGCTCGATTCGCTACAATCGGGGGTCGCGGAGACACCCCGGGCGCTCCAGACCTTGGGCTCGCTCAAGAGGCATCTCCGCGACACGCGCCAAGGCCGGGAGCTCTGGCTTCTATTGCTCATGGGGTCCGCCATGTTCCTCGCGGCCGAGCTGGCGCTCGGCAGCGCCCGCACCCTGTCACCGTGATCCAGACGGCGAGCTCGCTCGCGGAGCAGCTCCTTCGCGCCGCCGAGCGTCACCCTGGATTCGACGCGCTCCGCTCCCGGGTCGCCGGTGACGCGGCGGCGGTTCCCGTCCGCGGCGTCGCGGGCAGCGCCGGGGCGCTCCTCCTTGCCGGCCTGACGCGTTCCCTCCCGCGGCCCTTCGCCGTCATCGCTCCGGATCTGGATCGCGCGGAGGCATGGCGGGACGACCTTGAGTTCCTCCTCGGGCCGGATCGGGTGGTCTACCTGCCGCCGCACGACGTCGTGCCGTGGAGCTCCCAGGTCGCGACCGGCCCGGTTCGAGACGATCGCATCACGGCAATGCTCCGGCTCGGCGATCCCCATCCGCCCGTTGCCGTGATTCCGGCCGTCTCGCTCTACCGTCTCGCTCCCTCGCCCGCCTCCATCCGCGCGCGGGCGATAACGCTCGCCGCCGGAGTCGAGATCGCGCCGGAGGTCTTGGCGCGGGGGCTCGTCCTGGGAGGCTACCGGTCGGTAAACGAAGTGGGAGAGGTGGGCGAGGTGAGCCGCCGGGGAGGGCTTCTCGACGTTTTCGCGCCCGGGATGCCCTACCCGGTGCGGATCGAATTCGACGGCGACGCGGTCGCTTCGCTCCGCACGTTCGATGTCTCGACTCAGCGCTCGGTCGCCCCGGTCGAGAGCACGCGCATCGCTTCCGCTCGGGAAATCCTCTTTACCGAGGATCTCGAGGAACGGCTCAAGCCGCTCGAGCGCGGGCGGCTTGCGGGGGACCTCGAGGGCGGCCGCATCCGCGACCTCGTAACGGAGGGGGTCTACTTCGAAGGGGTTGATTGGCTCGCGCCCCATCTCGGAATCCCTCTCGGATCCCTTCTGGAATACCTGGCGCCCGGCACGGCGATCTGGATGGACGAGCCCGAGGCGGCCGGACGCGAGCTGGAGTCGGCGGAGCGCGAAGCGGAACGCCTCGAGGCGGACGCGCGCCGGCGCGCCCCACACCTGCCCGAGCGCGAGGAACTCTTCGACCCGCCGGAACGCTCTATCGCGCGTCTCGCCGGGTTCCATCGCATCGAATCCCGCGTCACGGGCGGGCCGGCGGAGCGCGACCCTGTGATCTCGTTCGACGCGCGCCCGCAGCCGTCCTTCGGCCGAAAGCTCGACCTCCTGCGCGGAGAGCTTCGCAGGCTGGCCGAGCTTGGATACGAGCGGGTCATCGTCTGCGACAATCGCGGCCAGGCGGAACGTCTCGAGGAGATCCTGGGAGACGGCGTCGTCAGCGTTGATGTGGGCTCGATCACGGCGGGGTTTGTGCTCCCTCCGGCGCGGATCGCCGTCTTCACGGACCACGAGATCTTCGCGCGCTACCGGCGACGTCGCGGCCGTCGATCGGGTCCTTCGCGGGCTTCGATCCGCGACTTGATGACGCTCGAGCCCGGGCAGTACGTCGTGCACTTGGACCATGGAATCGGGATCTACCGCGGCCTGAAGCGGATCACGCTCGACGGGCAGGACACCGAATGCATTCATATCGAGTACGCACAGAACGATCGCCTGTTCGTTCCGATCGACCAGCTCGGCATGGTGCAGCGATATTCCGCCGAGGAGGGACGCACGCCGCTCATCTCGCGCCTGGGCGGCACCGCGTGGCAGAGGACGAAGGCGAAAGCTCGCCGCGCGATCCGGGAAATGGCCGAGGAGCTCCTCCGGAACTACGCGGTGCGAAAGGCGCGGGACGGTAGAGCCTTCTCGCCGGACACGCCGTGGCAGCGTGAGCTCGAATCCTCGTTCCCTTATGAAGAGACGCCCGATCAGCTTCGCACCGTCGAAGAGGTGAAGC
Protein-coding sequences here:
- the mfd gene encoding transcription-repair coupling factor yields the protein MIQTASSLAEQLLRAAERHPGFDALRSRVAGDAAAVPVRGVAGSAGALLLAGLTRSLPRPFAVIAPDLDRAEAWRDDLEFLLGPDRVVYLPPHDVVPWSSQVATGPVRDDRITAMLRLGDPHPPVAVIPAVSLYRLAPSPASIRARAITLAAGVEIAPEVLARGLVLGGYRSVNEVGEVGEVSRRGGLLDVFAPGMPYPVRIEFDGDAVASLRTFDVSTQRSVAPVESTRIASAREILFTEDLEERLKPLERGRLAGDLEGGRIRDLVTEGVYFEGVDWLAPHLGIPLGSLLEYLAPGTAIWMDEPEAAGRELESAEREAERLEADARRRAPHLPEREELFDPPERSIARLAGFHRIESRVTGGPAERDPVISFDARPQPSFGRKLDLLRGELRRLAELGYERVIVCDNRGQAERLEEILGDGVVSVDVGSITAGFVLPPARIAVFTDHEIFARYRRRRGRRSGPSRASIRDLMTLEPGQYVVHLDHGIGIYRGLKRITLDGQDTECIHIEYAQNDRLFVPIDQLGMVQRYSAEEGRTPLISRLGGTAWQRTKAKARRAIREMAEELLRNYAVRKARDGRAFSPDTPWQRELESSFPYEETPDQLRTVEEVKRDMESPRAMDRLVCGDVGYGKTEVAIRAAFKAVQDGTQVAVLVPTTVLAQQHLVTFTERFADFPVRIDMLSRFRSPREQKQIVEKIRRGEVDIVIGTHRLLSKDVQFKSLGLAVIDEEQRFGVAQKERIRTFVENVDVLTLTATPIPRTLHMSLLGARDMSVMNTPPRGRYPIKTEIVEMSKDVIRDGLLREADRGGQSFFVHNRVESIDRVAHYLRSVAPQLRYGVAHGQMRDVDLERVMLDFLERRTDVLVTTLIIESGLDIPSVNTMLMNRADTLGLAQIYQLRGRIGRSHHQAFCYLLVPAGTVLSEEAEKRLRVIAEHEELGAGLTIAMRDLEIRGAGNLLGPEQHGFMISVGFDLYCRMVDEVVQELQGKAPERRPEPSITSDLPAFIPEEYIADPDEKLDAYRRMAAVTEPGELEEIRAEFRDRFGPLPPEAEHLLELKGLRLIGREAGATRLRVGRDRLEVDLADALRREQILRLVASTPARIEFAGGGTGSFRVRTPAEPISLATNLLRVLVGSDSVTNLPLPAAGS